One part of the Dioscorea cayenensis subsp. rotundata cultivar TDr96_F1 chromosome 2, TDr96_F1_v2_PseudoChromosome.rev07_lg8_w22 25.fasta, whole genome shotgun sequence genome encodes these proteins:
- the LOC120270316 gene encoding monooxygenase 2-like isoform X1, translating to METIEDVVIIGAGLCGLATALGLHRKGVKSVVLESSEALRAAGFAFSTWTNAWKALEALGIAGELRQHHLRLEGLGIYSASAGAITFQIPFKTSEGPEMRCVRRDLLLETLAKELPSGTIRYSSKVVLIEESGNLKVLHLANGSTLRTKVLIGCDGVNSVVAEWLGLKKPSFAGRSATRGFSEFPDGHGFNSEFVQFFGQGFRAGIMPCDEKSMYWYFTWSSSSKDKEMEKDVTKMRQFVITKMQEANVSQNFIQVIEKSDMGDLVSFPLKFRWPSELLWRNICKGNVTVAGDALHPMTPDLGQGGCAALEDAVVLARCLAEALKENDNEDAKEDECVRLKSGLENYVAERKWRGFDLIFTSYVFGRIQQSDNAFTRFLTEKMLVGIMARTLIKKTYYDCGKL from the exons ATGGAAACCATTGAAGATGTTGTCATTATTGGTGCTGGTCTTTGTGGCCTTGCCACTGCACTAGGACTCCacag gAAAGGAGTGAAGAGTGTAGTGTTGGAATCATCAGAAGCGTTGAGAGCTGCAGGATTTGCCTTCTCAACATGGACAAATGCTTGGAAAGCTTTGGAAGCTCTTGGCATCGCCGGCGAGCTCCGGCAGCATCATCTCCGGCTTGAAGG ATTGGGTATATATTCTGCATCTGCTGGAGCAATTACTTTCCAAATACCATTCAAAACAAG TGAAGGGCCTGAAATGCGGTGTGTGAGGAGAGATTTGCTGTTAGAAACACTTGCAAAGGAGCTTCCAAGTGGTACAATTCGTTACTCATCAAAGGTTGTATTAATCGAGGAATCCGGGAACTTGAAAGTCTTACATTTAGCAAATGGCTCGACATTGAGGACTAAG GTACTGATCGGCTGCGACGGAGTGAACTCGGTAGTAGCTGAATGGTTAGGACTGAAGAAGCCATCATTTGCCGGCCGGTCAGCAACTAGAGGTTTTTCTGAGTTTCCTGATGGCCATGGGTTCAACTCTGAGTTTGTTCAATTCTTTGGACAAGGTTTCCGGGCTGGCATAATGCCTTGCGATGAGAAAAGCATGTATTGGTACTTCACTTGGTCTTCATCATCAAAAG ACAAGGAAATGGAGAAGGATGTGACAAAGATGAGGCAATTTGTGATAACCAAAATGCAAGAAGCaaatgtgtcgcaaaatttCATACAAGTTATCGAAAAGAGCGACATGGGTGATTTGGTATCCTTCCCACTAAAATTCCGGTGGCCATCGGAGCTCCTTTGGAGGAACATATGTAAAGGAAATGTTACCGTGGCCGGCGATGCATTGCATCCGATGACACCCGATCTAGGCCAAGGAGGTTGTGCGGCATTAGAGGACGCCGTCGTGCTTGCGAGATGCTTGGCTGAAGCTTTGAAGGAAAATGACAATGAAGATgcaaaagaagatgagtgtgtTAGACTTAAATCAGGGTTGGAGAATTATGTTGCAGAAAGAAAATGGAGGGGCTTTGATCTTATTTTCACTTCTTATGTATTTGGAAGGATTCAACAAAGTGATAATGCATTCACAAGATTTCTGACAGAGAAGATGTTGGTTGGAATTATGGCTAGGACTTTGATTAAGAAGACATATTATGATTGTGGAAAGCTTTAA
- the LOC120280645 gene encoding monooxygenase 2-like — protein MEAIEDIVIVGAGLAGLATALGLYRKGVRSVVLESSEVLRAAGFAFTTWTNAWKALDALGIGDELRRHHIRLEGLAIYSASSGAITSKRPIKPSEGIEIRNVRRDLLLETLAKELPSDTIRYSSKVVLIEESGNLKVLHLADGSILKTKVLIGCDGVNSVVSRWLGLKKPSFAGRSATRGFTNFPDGHGFSPEFVQYFGEGFRAGTLPCDEKSIYWFFTWFSSSKDNEMEKDATKMRQFVITKMKEANVPQNFIEVVERSDMSGLVSSPLRFRWPLELLWGNVCKGNVTVAGDALHPMTPDLGQGGCSALEDGVVLARCLAEAFKEDNNEGAKEEHVRIRSGLEKYVAERKWRGFDLVTTAYVLGTLQQSDNPFISFLREKVLAGIMARTLIKKSYYDCGMI, from the exons ATGGAAGCCATTGAAGATATAGTTATTGTTGGTGCTGGCCTTGCTGGCCTTGCAACTGCACTAGGACTTTACAG gaaaGGAGTAAGGAGTGTGGTGTTGGAATCATCAGAGGTTTTGAGAGCTGCAGGATTTGCCTTCACAACATGGACAAATGCCTGGAAAGCATTGGATGCACTTGGCATCGGAGACGAGCTCCGCCGGCATCATATTCGACTGGAAGG ATTGGCTATTTATTCTGCATCAAGTGGGGCAATTACTTCTAAAAGACCAATCAAACCAAG TGAAGGGATTGAAATTCGGAATGTGAGGAGGGATTTGCTGTTAGAAACACTTGCGAAAGAACTTCCAAGTGATACAATTAGATACTCATCAAAGGTCGTATTGATTGAGGAATCTGGGAACTTGAAAGTCTTACACTTAGCAGATGGCTCTATATTGAAAACTAAG GTGTTGATTGGTTGTGATGGAGTGAATTCAGTAGTATCTAGATGGTTGGGACTCAAGAAGCCATCCTTTGCCGGGCGGTCAGCCACCAGAGGCTTTACTAATTTTCCTGATGGCCATGGCTTTAGCCCTGAGTTTGTTCAATACTTTGGAGAAGGTTTCCGAGCTGGGACATTGCCTTGTGATGAGAAAAGCATCTATTGGTTCTTCACTTGGTTTTCATCATCAAAAG ACAATGAAATGGAGAAGGATGCAACAAAGATGAGGCAATTTGTGATAACCAAGATGAAAGAAGCAAATGTCCCACAAAATTTCATAGAAGTCGTTGAGAGAAGCGACATGAGTGGTCTAGTATCCTCCCCACTACGATTCAGGTGGCCATTGGAGCTTCTTTGGGGGAACGTATGTAAAGGAAATGTTACTGTGGCTGGTGATGCGTTGCATCCGATGACACCAGATCTAGGTCAAGGAGGCTGTTCAGCATTGGAGGATGGTGTTGTGCTTGCAAGGTGCTTGGCTGAAGCTTTCAAGGAAGATAACAATGAAGGTGCAAAAGAAGAGCATGTTAGGATTAGGTCAGGGTTGGAGAAGTATGTTGCAGAGAGGAAATGGAGGGGCTTCGATCTTGTCACTACTGCTTATGTTTTAGGAACGCTTCAACAGAGCGATAATCCATTCATAAGTTTCTTGAGAGAGAAGGTGTTGGCTGGCATTATGGCTAGGACTTTGATTAAAAAGTCATATTATGATTGTGGGATGATTTAG
- the LOC120270316 gene encoding monooxygenase 2-like isoform X2 produces the protein METIEDVVIIGAGLCGLATALGLHRKGVKSVVLESSEALRAAGFAFSTWTNAWKALEALGIAGELRQHHLRLEGEGPEMRCVRRDLLLETLAKELPSGTIRYSSKVVLIEESGNLKVLHLANGSTLRTKVLIGCDGVNSVVAEWLGLKKPSFAGRSATRGFSEFPDGHGFNSEFVQFFGQGFRAGIMPCDEKSMYWYFTWSSSSKDKEMEKDVTKMRQFVITKMQEANVSQNFIQVIEKSDMGDLVSFPLKFRWPSELLWRNICKGNVTVAGDALHPMTPDLGQGGCAALEDAVVLARCLAEALKENDNEDAKEDECVRLKSGLENYVAERKWRGFDLIFTSYVFGRIQQSDNAFTRFLTEKMLVGIMARTLIKKTYYDCGKL, from the exons ATGGAAACCATTGAAGATGTTGTCATTATTGGTGCTGGTCTTTGTGGCCTTGCCACTGCACTAGGACTCCacag gAAAGGAGTGAAGAGTGTAGTGTTGGAATCATCAGAAGCGTTGAGAGCTGCAGGATTTGCCTTCTCAACATGGACAAATGCTTGGAAAGCTTTGGAAGCTCTTGGCATCGCCGGCGAGCTCCGGCAGCATCATCTCCGGCTTGAAGG TGAAGGGCCTGAAATGCGGTGTGTGAGGAGAGATTTGCTGTTAGAAACACTTGCAAAGGAGCTTCCAAGTGGTACAATTCGTTACTCATCAAAGGTTGTATTAATCGAGGAATCCGGGAACTTGAAAGTCTTACATTTAGCAAATGGCTCGACATTGAGGACTAAG GTACTGATCGGCTGCGACGGAGTGAACTCGGTAGTAGCTGAATGGTTAGGACTGAAGAAGCCATCATTTGCCGGCCGGTCAGCAACTAGAGGTTTTTCTGAGTTTCCTGATGGCCATGGGTTCAACTCTGAGTTTGTTCAATTCTTTGGACAAGGTTTCCGGGCTGGCATAATGCCTTGCGATGAGAAAAGCATGTATTGGTACTTCACTTGGTCTTCATCATCAAAAG ACAAGGAAATGGAGAAGGATGTGACAAAGATGAGGCAATTTGTGATAACCAAAATGCAAGAAGCaaatgtgtcgcaaaatttCATACAAGTTATCGAAAAGAGCGACATGGGTGATTTGGTATCCTTCCCACTAAAATTCCGGTGGCCATCGGAGCTCCTTTGGAGGAACATATGTAAAGGAAATGTTACCGTGGCCGGCGATGCATTGCATCCGATGACACCCGATCTAGGCCAAGGAGGTTGTGCGGCATTAGAGGACGCCGTCGTGCTTGCGAGATGCTTGGCTGAAGCTTTGAAGGAAAATGACAATGAAGATgcaaaagaagatgagtgtgtTAGACTTAAATCAGGGTTGGAGAATTATGTTGCAGAAAGAAAATGGAGGGGCTTTGATCTTATTTTCACTTCTTATGTATTTGGAAGGATTCAACAAAGTGATAATGCATTCACAAGATTTCTGACAGAGAAGATGTTGGTTGGAATTATGGCTAGGACTTTGATTAAGAAGACATATTATGATTGTGGAAAGCTTTAA